The genomic segment GTCGCCCTCGACGACCGCGGCCTCCAGGGCGTACGCGTACGGGGCGAGCCGCTGTGGTGGCTTGGTCGACTCGATCTCGATCTCCGGCCGCGGCCGTGTGGCCCGCAGCGCTTCGACGGCGGAGCGGAACGGCAACGGTGCCGTCTCCGTAGCATCGCGCTCCCCCTCTTTCGCGTCGTCCATCCCGCCAGCGCCGTCCGACAGTCGTCCCTGAGCCGCAGCCATGCCGGAACATTAAGGGGAACCGGGCCTCGGCGCAGGGCAAGACACCCGTGCGCTGGGTCACGGTCGCATCGCGCTCAGCGAACGGCGGCCGGGATCGGTGGCCGGAAAAAGCAGGGTCCCGGTTGTCCACAGCCCGGGCCGTCGCTGTCAAGCGGGCGTGCGAGACTTTGCTGCGTGAGTGCCAACGCCAGCCCCTCGGGCCACCAGCCGACCGCCACGTACAACTCCGCCTTCCTGAAGGCGTGCAGGCGCGAGCCCGTGCCGCACACACCGGTGTGGTTCATGCGGCAGGCCGGGCGCTCGCTCCCCGAGTACCTGAAGGTGCGCGAGGGCATCGGGATGCTGGAGTCGTGCATGCGGCCCGAGCTGGTCACGGAGATCACCCTCCAGCCGGTCCGCCGGCACCACGTGGACGCGGCGATCTACTTCAGCGACATCGTCGTCCCGCTCAAGGCCATCGGTATCGACCTCGACATCAAGCCCGGCGTCGGCCCGGTCGTCGAGAAGCCGATCCGCAGCCGCGCCGACCTCGCCCAGCTGCGCGACCTGACCCCCGAGGACGTCTCCTACGTCACCGAGGCGATCGGGCTGCTCACCGCCGAGCTCGGCGAGACCCCCCTCATCGGCTTCGCCGGCGCCCCCTTCACCCTCGCCAGCTACCTCGTCGAGGGCGGCCCGTCCCGCACGTACGAGAACGCCAAGGCGATGATGTACGGCGACCCCGAGCTGTGGGCGGACCTGCTCGACCGCCTCGCCGAGATCACGGCCGCGTTCCTCAGGGTCCAGATCGAGGCGGGCGCCTCGGCCGTCCAGCTCTTCGACTCCTGGGCCGGCGCCCTCGCCCCGGCGGACTACCGCCGCTCGGTGCTGCCCGCCTCGGCGAAGGTCTTCCGGGCCGTCGAGTCGTACGGCGTCCCGCGCATCCACTTCGGCGTCGGCACCGGCGAGCTGCTGGGCCTCATGGGCGAGGCCGGGGCGGACGTCGTCGGCGTCGACTGGCGCGTCCCCCTCGACGAGGCCGCCCGCCGCGTCGGCCCCGGCAAGGCGCTCCAGGGCAACCTCGACCCGACCGTCCTGTTCGCCGGCACGGAGGCCGTCGAGACCAAGACCCGCGAGGTCCTCGACACCGCCACCGGCCTGGAGGGCCACATCTTCAACCTCGGCCACGGCGTCATGCCCAGCACCGACCCGGACGCCCTGACCCGTCTCGTGGAGTACGTCCACACGCGGACCGTGCGCTAGTGAGCTGGTCCGGAGATCCTGTCGCAGTAGCGGCAGATCCGGTCGATGATCTGGTCGGCGGTCTTGGTCCACTTGAACGGCCTGGCGTCTTCGTTCCAGGTCTTGATCCAGTCTTCGAGCGCGGTCTTGAGTTCGTCGAGGGAGCAGAACACACCTCGTTCGAGGCAGCGCCGCTCCAGTTCGGCGAACCATCGCTCGACCTGATTGATCCACGACGAGTACGTGGGTGTGAAGTGCAGATGGAACCGTGGGTGCGCGAGCAGCCACTCGTGCACCGCCGGCGCCTTGTGGGCAGAGAGGTTGTCGCAGATCACGTGGACCGTCAGGCCGTGCTCGGTCTGGCGGTCGATCTCGTCGAGGAAGCCGCGGAAGTCGACCGCCCGGTGCTGTGCGGACAGCTTCCCGATCACCTTCCCCGTGGCGATGTTCAGCGCCGCGAACAGGTCGATGGTGCCGTGCCGGACGTAGTCGAAGCTGCGCCGCTCCGGCGTGCCGGGCACCATCGGCAGCACAGGCGCTGTCCGTTCCAGGGCCTGGATCTGCGGCTTCTCGTCCACCGCGAACACCACCGCGTTCGCCGGCGGCGCCAGATACAGGCCCACCACGTCCCGGATCTTGTCGATCAGCAGCGGATCCGGGGAGATCTTGAAGTTCTCCGTGCGCCACGGCTGTAGCCCGAATGCCCGCCAGATCCGCAGCACACTTGACGGCGAGATCCCCACCCGCCTGGCCAGCTCACGCTTCGACCAGTGCGTCGCCCCGGCCGGGACCTCTTCCAAGGTGCGCACCACCACTTGTTCCACCTGGGCATCGGTGATGGTGCGTGGCACCCCCGGGCGCGGCTCGTCGCTCAGACCGTCCAGCCGGTCACGCAGGAACCGGGCCCGCCACCGGGCCACCGTCTTGCGGTCGGTCTCCAGCCGGGCGGCCACCGCGGTATTGCTCAGCCCGTCGGCACACGCGAGCACGATCCGTGCCCGCTTCGCCAGGCCCTGCGCTGTAGTTCGGCGCTTGGCCCACCCCTGCAACGTCAGCCGCTCGGCTTCGGACAACACCAGCGGCTCCAGCCTGTTGTCCCCCATGGCAACAGCAGACCGCAGACCACAGTGACTGTCACCGGCTGAACCGTGATCTGAAACGGAACACGACTCACGTGGCGAGACCAGACCTCAAGACCGGCTCACTAGGTGTATTGCCCTGTGAGGTTGGGGACGCGGCTGGCGGGTGGTTGGCCCTTGAGCGCGGTGTGTCCGCGGTGGTGATTGTAGGTATGCGGCCAGTCGGGAAACGTCTCGCGTCGTTCGGCTTCTGAGCGGTAGGGGCGGGCGTAGGTCCACTCGTCCAGCAGGGTGCGGTTGAATCGGGACGGAGCCCCGCCCCCGGGATCAACGGCCGGGCCGGGGCCCTCCGGGCCCCGGACGCGCCGATCTCGGAACTCAGGTCGGCGATTGGTCGGCGTCGGGCCGAAGGCGGTTCGTCGTCACTCACCCACCGGGACGGCACGTTCGCGATGCCGGCAGCCCTCGACCGTGCGGCGGGTCCGTACTCCGGCAGCAGCGGGTACGGACCCGCCGTGCGGGTGTTCGTCAGGCGGCGGTCCGCGGCCGCTCCTCCAGGGGGTGCCGCAGCGCGTTGCGGTAGGCCGCGAGGCGGCTCGTCCGGCCGATGGTCAGGGCTCCGACGAGTCGGCCCGCCCGGTGGTAGGCGATTTCGAGGCGGCGGGCTTCGAGGTCGTACTCGACGACGTGGGCCTCGTCCGCCGCGGCCGGCAGACCGACCGAGCGGATCTTGACGGCGTGCAGGTCCGACCAGAAGGACGGCACGCCCCTGTAGGGCTGCGGTGCCGCCGGGTTGAGGAGCGTGTGCGCGGCGGTGGCCGCGTGTTCCACGGCGTTGGTCCAGTGGCCCAGCGCCAGCGCCTCACCGTCGGCCAGCGGTTGCGGCACCTTGGCGACGTCTCCGGCGGCGACCACATCGGGCACGACCGTCCCGTCGGGGCGCAGGACGCGCAGATACGGATCGCAGCGCACCCCGCCCTCGACCGCGAGGGCGGAGCCGGCCAGCCAGCCGGTCGCGGGGACCGCTCCGAGGGCGAGCACGGCACTGTCGGCGGGCAGTTCGGTGCCGTCCGAGAGCCGGACGCCGGCGATCCGGCCGTCGGCGGACGAGCGGAAGTCCGTGACCGTGGTGCCGGTGCGCAGGTCGATGCCCGCCTCGCGGTGCAGCGCGGCCATGTACGCGCCGCCCGCGGCGCCGATGGCACGTTCCAGTGGCTGGGAGCCCGCCTCGACCAGAGTGACGTGCAGACCCCGGCCACGGGCGGCGGCCGCGATCTCGCCGCCGAGGAAACCCGCCCCGACGACGACGAGCCGACGCCCCGGCACGAGTTCGGCCCGCAGCGCCAGCGCGTCGTCCCGGCCGCGGAGGGTGACCACACCCCGCGGCGGTGCCGGTCGGTCCGAGGGCCAGCCGCGCGCGGTCGAACCGGTCGCGATGAGGAGCCCGTCGAACGGCAGGCGAGACCCGTCGGACAGGGTGACGGTCCTCGTGCGCTCATCGAGGCCGACCGCCGGCCGGCCGAGGAGCCAGCGGGCATCGAGGTCCCCGGACGACGGCAGTGCGGTGCCGGGGGGCCGCCCGTCGGAGGTCAGCACCTGCTTCGACAGGGGCGGACGGTCGTAGGGGTGGTGAGGTTCGTCGCCGACGATGGTCAGCGTCCCGGGGAAGCCCTGGGCGCGCAGGGCCTCGGCGGTCCGCAGGCCGGCCAGGGAGGCACCCACGATCAGCAGGTCGCGGGGGTCGGTGCGGCTCACGAGGCGGCCGGACCGACGGTGACGGCTCGCACCGGGCAGACCGCGGCGGCCTTCTCGGCCTTGTCGCGCAGGGCCTCGGACGGACCGGCGTCGTACACGAGGTAGTCCTCGTCGTCGAAGGAGAAGATCTCGGGCGCCGCGAAGACGCACTGCCCGTGGCTCTCACAGAGGCTCATGTCCACGGTGATCTGCATGTCTGGCTCCGTTGCTGGTGCAAGGTCGAGTGGGTCGAGTGGAGGGGGCCGGTGCCGCTCAGGCCACCGGCGGGTTGAAGCGGGAGTAGCCGGGCGCCGTCCAGCGCAGGGGCGAGGCCGCGGAGATCTCCCGTACGGCCTCGACGGAGAACTCCACCAGGCGCTGCGCGCCGGGGACCCGCGCGATCTCCTCGGCGTCCCACACGATGCGGGTGGTGCCGGTCAGTTGGAGCGTGGAACCCGTCTCCCAGTCGGGGACGACGAGGCCCGCGGCCGGGTTGAGCATCAGGTTGCCGAGCGTGAGGAACATGGCGTTCCCCACGTAGTCGGGCCAGCGCAGCAGCGTCGGGGAGAGAACCCGTACGAAGCCGGGGTTCCCGCCGCGGTGCGAGGCGTCCGCGTCGCCCCGGTCGGAGGCGGTGGCGATGAAGAAGGTGTCCGCGGTGCTCACCGCCCGGTGCTGGGCGGCGCTGAGTTCCGTGCCGTCGGTGACGGTACGGGCTCCGGCCGCCCTCGCCTCCTCGCTCGGCGGCAGGGTGTGGTGGTCGCGCTTCTGTATGTACTTGGGGCAGTTGGCGATGACCTGGTCGAGGTCGACGCGCAGGCCGCCCCCGTCCCGGACGGCCGTGCCGTTCATCCGCATCCGGCGCCGGGTGGCGGGCTCGATGGCGATCATCCCGATCCTGGCCGGACCTTCGGCCCCGGCCTGCGCCATGACCGCCGACAGCGGGTCCTCGGGGAGCGGGAGCGCGTCGATGACGAGGGTGCGGGGGTCGGGCACCCGGAGGAACCCGGGTGCCCCCGTCAGTTGGGTGGCCCAGATCCGGCCCGCGCGATCGGTGCTCCCCACGACGATCATCGGCTGCTCGGCGAGGAATGCCGCCGCGACGGCGGGGACGGAGTCGCCGATGCCGCCGAGGGAGAAGCGTGCCTGGTCGGTGAGGGCCGCACGCTGCTGCACCGCGAGTTCACCGCTGTGATAGGTAGCCACGGCATTCCTTTCCGAGGGGTCCGACAGGGGGAAGTGACCGAAGGGGGGAGCGACCGAAGGGGGAGTGACCGAAGGGGGAGTGACCGAGGGGGTGCGACCGCTTCCTAGAAGAAGCCGCAGGTCGGCGCGCCGGTGGTGGGAGCGTCGGCCGGGTCGGCTCCGGTGGGGGCGTAGATCTCCAGGCGGATGCCGTCGGGGTCGGTGAAGAAGATGCCGCCGGAGGTGGCGCTCTCGCCGTGCGGCACGACGCCGTCGTAGCTGAACTCGGCGCCCAGGCCGCGCAGCACCTCTTCGGTGGCCCTGACCTCTTCGATGGTGTCGACCTGGAAGGAGAGGTGATGCAGGCCGGCCCGGTCCGCGGCGAAGGGGGTGTCGCTCTGCTGCCAGAGGGTGACGAGCAGGCGGGAGTCGCGGCCGAGGAAGGCCCAGCGGCGGCCCTCGTCCTTGCCCTCGGCCAGCACGTCGAAGTCGAAGACCTCGCGGTAGAACGGCAGCGAGCGGTCCATGTCGGTGACGTTCAGTCCGACGTGACCGGTTTGCAGGTTGGGTGCCTTGCTCATCGTCGATCTGCCTTCTGTAGGGGCCACGAGGCGTTCCTCGTAACCGGTGAAAACGAAGTTAGTGGTTAGGGTCGAGGATCGTCAACCGGTGATCAAGGAATGACCGGTTATCGTTGGTGGGGTGATACCCGTCTCCGCCCCGCAGGAAGGACCTGGCCTGTGTCGTCACCCATCGAGGCCGACCCCCGGCCGCTGACCGGTGAGCCCCTTTCCATCGACCTGCTCAACACCCGGTGGATCGACGCCGAGGGGCGCCACGACCTGCTCGACTCCGTCGCGGGCCTGGCGGTGTGGCTGGGCAGCCCACCGGTCCGCCAGAGCCTCGGCGACCGTCCCGTACCGGCCGACGAGAGCACGCTGGACCGGCTCCTCGGGGCGCGCGCCGCCCTGGACCGGGCCGTCACCGACCCGGACCGTCCGACGCCGGCCGCCGTGACCGCCCTCAACGACGTCCTGGCGCACGGCCTGGTCCGCCACCTGCTGCGCCCCGACGGCCGACCGGACACCGTGGTCGAGGTGGAGGCGCCGTCCTGGCTGCCGGCCTGGTCGGCGGCCGAGGACTTCCTGCGGCTGCTCGCCGACCGCCCCGACCGGATACGGCCCTGCGCCAACGACGCCTGCGTGCTGCACTTCTACGACGTCTCGAAGAACGGGACCCGGCGCTGGTGCTCGATGGCGGGCTGCGGCAACCGTGCCAAGGCGCGCCGCCACTACGCCCGCCACAGCCCTCTCTGAGCGGAGCGCATCGGGCCCGCGACGCCGTGGCGCCGGCCTGTGTGGGTACGCCAAGGGGCCCGGACCTCGTGAACATCCGAGGCCGGGCCTTGCGTACGGTCCCCTTGCGTACGGTCCCCTCGCGCACGGTCCCCTGGCGGGTGTCCGACCGGCCGCGGCACGAGAGGTACGCGGTCAGTCTCCGTGGGTCTCCGGCACGTCGATGCGGTACTCGACGCCGCCCGCCGCCCGCTCCCTCAGCTCGGCGCGGCGGATCTTCCCCGAGGTGGTGCGCGGCAGGAATGGCACGAACTCGATCACCCGCACCCACTTCTCGGGCGGCAGCTCCGCCCGCACCCGCTCCAGAATCCCGTGTGCCGTACCGGCTCCGACAGGGTGGTCCGCCACGGCGACCACATAGGCCTTGGGCGCCCACAGGCCCACGGGATCGGGCACCGGCACCACGGCCGCGTCGGCCACCGCCGGGTGGCGCAGCAGCACCTCCTCCAGCTCACGCGGGGAGATCCGGTGGTCGAACGCCTTGAACATGTCGTCGGCGCGCGCCAGATAGGTGAGCGCGCCGTCCGGGGTGCGCAGCGCGAGATCCCCCGTGTGGTAGTAGCCGTCGGCGAATGCCTTGTCCGTACGGGCCTCGTCTCCCACATAACCCCGCATCAGACCCACCGGGCGGTCCGTCAGGTCCAGACAGATCTCACCCGGCCGACCGTCCGGGACCTCCTGCCCGGTCTCCGGGTCGAGCAGCACGACCGTGTAGCCGGGCAGCGGGAAGCCCATGCTCCCGGGCGCGGGCGGACACCCCGGGGGATTGCCGATCTGACCGGTGGTCTCCGTCTGCCCGTAGCCGTCCCGCAGGCCGATTCCCCACTCCCGCTCGACCAGTTCGATCAGCGACGGCTCCAACGGTTCACCGGCCGCCACGGCCTCCCGCAGGGCGGGCGGCCGGGGCCCCAGGCCCTCGGCCGCCATGCCGCGCCACACCGTCGGCGGCGCGCAGAACGTCGAGATCCGCCGGCTCCGCAGGATGCCCAGGATCTCGACGGGCGTGCTGCGCGCGGCGTCCAGCGCGACGACGGTCGCCTCCGCGTTCCACGGCACGAACAGCGAGCTCCAGGCATGCTTGGCCCAGCCGGGAGCGGAGATGTTGAGATGCACGTCGCCGGGCCGGACCCCGTTCCAGTACATGCCGGAGAGATGCCCGACCGGATAGCTGACGTGCGTGTGCTCCACCATCTTGGGCTTCGACGTCGTACCCGAGGTGAAGTAGCGGAACAGCGGATCGTCCGCGCGCGTGGGCCCGCCGGGGGCGAAGCCCACGGCCGCGCCGGCCGAGTCCTCGTACCGCAGCCAGCCCCCGGCCAGGTCGCCGCCGCCGACACCGATACCGGTCCAGCCGCCGGGGG from the Streptomyces sp. NBC_00310 genome contains:
- a CDS encoding IS630 family transposase, with the translated sequence MGDNRLEPLVLSEAERLTLQGWAKRRTTAQGLAKRARIVLACADGLSNTAVAARLETDRKTVARWRARFLRDRLDGLSDEPRPGVPRTITDAQVEQVVVRTLEEVPAGATHWSKRELARRVGISPSSVLRIWRAFGLQPWRTENFKISPDPLLIDKIRDVVGLYLAPPANAVVFAVDEKPQIQALERTAPVLPMVPGTPERRSFDYVRHGTIDLFAALNIATGKVIGKLSAQHRAVDFRGFLDEIDRQTEHGLTVHVICDNLSAHKAPAVHEWLLAHPRFHLHFTPTYSSWINQVERWFAELERRCLERGVFCSLDELKTALEDWIKTWNEDARPFKWTKTADQIIDRICRYCDRISGPAH
- a CDS encoding ferredoxin; the protein is MQITVDMSLCESHGQCVFAAPEIFSFDDEDYLVYDAGPSEALRDKAEKAAAVCPVRAVTVGPAAS
- a CDS encoding pyridoxamine 5'-phosphate oxidase family protein, with protein sequence MATYHSGELAVQQRAALTDQARFSLGGIGDSVPAVAAAFLAEQPMIVVGSTDRAGRIWATQLTGAPGFLRVPDPRTLVIDALPLPEDPLSAVMAQAGAEGPARIGMIAIEPATRRRMRMNGTAVRDGGGLRVDLDQVIANCPKYIQKRDHHTLPPSEEARAAGARTVTDGTELSAAQHRAVSTADTFFIATASDRGDADASHRGGNPGFVRVLSPTLLRWPDYVGNAMFLTLGNLMLNPAAGLVVPDWETGSTLQLTGTTRIVWDAEEIARVPGAQRLVEFSVEAVREISAASPLRWTAPGYSRFNPPVA
- a CDS encoding AMP-binding protein, translated to MRALSPAEEFLAARDLLLLHRSDRAKAVAEFRWPRPAEFNWALDWFDSVAARQDRAALRIVGSGGPETDRLIGYGELARRSGQVANWLRSIGVRRGDPLLLMLGNREEVWETMLAAIKLGVIVIPTYTTATPQELTDRLLRGGVRYVVAESELADRFAGAPGGWTGIGVGGGDLAGGWLRYEDSAGAAVGFAPGGPTRADDPLFRYFTSGTTSKPKMVEHTHVSYPVGHLSGMYWNGVRPGDVHLNISAPGWAKHAWSSLFVPWNAEATVVALDAARSTPVEILGILRSRRISTFCAPPTVWRGMAAEGLGPRPPALREAVAAGEPLEPSLIELVEREWGIGLRDGYGQTETTGQIGNPPGCPPAPGSMGFPLPGYTVVLLDPETGQEVPDGRPGEICLDLTDRPVGLMRGYVGDEARTDKAFADGYYHTGDLALRTPDGALTYLARADDMFKAFDHRISPRELEEVLLRHPAVADAAVVPVPDPVGLWAPKAYVVAVADHPVGAGTAHGILERVRAELPPEKWVRVIEFVPFLPRTTSGKIRRAELRERAAGGVEYRIDVPETHGD
- a CDS encoding CGNR zinc finger domain-containing protein, which gives rise to MSSPIEADPRPLTGEPLSIDLLNTRWIDAEGRHDLLDSVAGLAVWLGSPPVRQSLGDRPVPADESTLDRLLGARAALDRAVTDPDRPTPAAVTALNDVLAHGLVRHLLRPDGRPDTVVEVEAPSWLPAWSAAEDFLRLLADRPDRIRPCANDACVLHFYDVSKNGTRRWCSMAGCGNRAKARRHYARHSPL
- a CDS encoding NAD(P)/FAD-dependent oxidoreductase produces the protein MSRTDPRDLLIVGASLAGLRTAEALRAQGFPGTLTIVGDEPHHPYDRPPLSKQVLTSDGRPPGTALPSSGDLDARWLLGRPAVGLDERTRTVTLSDGSRLPFDGLLIATGSTARGWPSDRPAPPRGVVTLRGRDDALALRAELVPGRRLVVVGAGFLGGEIAAAARGRGLHVTLVEAGSQPLERAIGAAGGAYMAALHREAGIDLRTGTTVTDFRSSADGRIAGVRLSDGTELPADSAVLALGAVPATGWLAGSALAVEGGVRCDPYLRVLRPDGTVVPDVVAAGDVAKVPQPLADGEALALGHWTNAVEHAATAAHTLLNPAAPQPYRGVPSFWSDLHAVKIRSVGLPAAADEAHVVEYDLEARRLEIAYHRAGRLVGALTIGRTSRLAAYRNALRHPLEERPRTAA
- a CDS encoding VOC family protein; its protein translation is MSKAPNLQTGHVGLNVTDMDRSLPFYREVFDFDVLAEGKDEGRRWAFLGRDSRLLVTLWQQSDTPFAADRAGLHHLSFQVDTIEEVRATEEVLRGLGAEFSYDGVVPHGESATSGGIFFTDPDGIRLEIYAPTGADPADAPTTGAPTCGFF
- the hemE gene encoding uroporphyrinogen decarboxylase encodes the protein MSANASPSGHQPTATYNSAFLKACRREPVPHTPVWFMRQAGRSLPEYLKVREGIGMLESCMRPELVTEITLQPVRRHHVDAAIYFSDIVVPLKAIGIDLDIKPGVGPVVEKPIRSRADLAQLRDLTPEDVSYVTEAIGLLTAELGETPLIGFAGAPFTLASYLVEGGPSRTYENAKAMMYGDPELWADLLDRLAEITAAFLRVQIEAGASAVQLFDSWAGALAPADYRRSVLPASAKVFRAVESYGVPRIHFGVGTGELLGLMGEAGADVVGVDWRVPLDEAARRVGPGKALQGNLDPTVLFAGTEAVETKTREVLDTATGLEGHIFNLGHGVMPSTDPDALTRLVEYVHTRTVR